Proteins encoded together in one Capricornis sumatraensis isolate serow.1 chromosome 3, serow.2, whole genome shotgun sequence window:
- the RHOT2 gene encoding mitochondrial Rho GTPase 2 isoform X5: MKRDVRILLLGEAQVGKTSLILSLVGEEFPEEVPARAEEITIPADVTPEKVPTHIVDYSETEQTVEELQGEIDKADVVCVVYDVSEEATVEKIRTKWIPLVNGNTKRGPRVPIILVGNKSDLRPGGSMEAVLPIMSQFPEIETCVECSAKNLKNISELFYYAQKAVLHPTAPLYDPEAKQTSCFGHPLAPQALEDVKMVVSKNVAGGVRDDQLTLDGFLFLNTLFIQRGRHETTWTILRRFGYGDSLELTADYLCPPLRVPLGCSTELNHRGYQFVQRMFEKHDQDRDGALSPAELQSLFSVFPAAPWGPQLPNTVRTKAERLPLHGYLCQWTLVTYLDVRRALEHLGYLGYPTLCEPNSQAHAITVTREKRLDQEKGQTQRNVLLCKVVGAHGVGKSSFLRAFLGHSLGHQDAGEPSVYAIDTVQVNGQEKYLILCKVAADSLLTASADASCDVACLMFDGSDLRSFALCASVYKQHYMDGQTPCLFVCSKADLPGGVPLPGLSPAEFCRRHRLPAPTPFSCVSPVEPCVGIFTQLATMATFPHLVHGQLQATSFWLRVALGAMGAAVAAILSFSLYRVLVKSR, from the exons ATGAAGCGGGACGTGCGCATCCTGCTGCTGGGCGAGG CCCAGGTGGGGAAGACGTCGCTAATACTGTCGCTGGTGGGCGAGGAGTTCCCCGAGGAG GTCCCAGCCCGGGCGGAGGAGATCACGATTCCCGCGGACGTCACCCCGGAGAAGGTGCCCACCCACATCGTGGATTATTCAG AAACCGAGCAGACGGTGGAGGAGCTCCAGGGTGAGATTGACAAG GCGGACGTGGTGTGCGTGGTGTATGACGTGTCTGAAGAGGCCACTGTCGAGAAG ATCCGAACCAAATGGATCCCGCTGGTGAACGGGAATACCAAGAGGGGACCCAG GGTTCCCATCATCCTCGTGGGCAACAAGTCGGACCTGCGGCCAGGGGGCTCCATGGAGGCCGTGCTGCCCATCATGAGCCAGTTCCCTGAGATCGAGACCTGCGTGGAG TGCTCGGCCAAGAACCTGAAGAACATCTCAGAGCTGTTCTACTATGCTCAGAAGGCCGTGCTACACCCCACAGCCCCCCTCTACGACCCTGAGGCCAAGCAG ACGTCCTGCTTCGGGCACCCGCTGGCCCCACAGGCCCTGGAAGACGTGAAGATGGTGGTGAGCAAAAACGTGGCAGGAGGTGTGCGGGATGACCAGCTGACCCTGGACG GCTTCCTTTTCTTGAACACGCTCTTCATCCAGCGAGGCCGCCACGAGACCACGTGGACCATCCTGAGGCGCTTTGGCTATGGAGACTCGCTGGAGTTGACAGCTGACTACCTCTGCCCACC GCTCCGTGTGCCCCTTGGCTGCAGCACCGAGCTCAACCACCGAGGTTACCAGTTTGTGCAGAGGATGTTTGAGAAGCACGACCAG GACCGGGACGGTGCGCTCTCCCCGGCAGAGCTGCAGAGCCTCTTCAGTGTGTTTCCCGCTGCTCCCTGGGGCCCCCAGCTCCCCAACACGGTCCGCACCAAGGCTGAGCGGCTGCCCCTGCACGGGTACCTCTGCCAGTGGAC CCTGGTGACCTACTTGGATGTCCGGCGCGCTCTTGAGCACCTGGGCTATCTGGGCTACCCCACGCTCTGCGAGCCGAACTCCCAGGCCCACGCCATCACAG TCACCCGGGAGAAGAGACTGGACCAAGAGAAGGGACAGACGCAGAGAAATGTCCTCCTGTGCAAGGTGGTGGGGGCCCATGGTGTGGGCAAGTCATCCTTCCTCCGGGCCTTCCTTGGCCACAGCCTGGGG CACCAGGATGCCGGGGAGCCCTCCGTCTATGCCATCGACACAGTGCAGGTCAACGGGCAGGAGAAATACCTAATT CTGTGCAAGGTGGCTGCGGACAGCCTGCTGACTGCCTCGGCGGACGCCTCCTGTGACGTGGCCTGCTTGATGTTTGATGGCAGTGACCTCAGGTCCTTTGCGCTGTGTGCCAGCGTCTATAAG CAGCACTACATGGATGGGCAGACCCCCTGCCTCTTTGTCTGCTCCAAGGCTGACCTGCCTGGAGGCGTCCCGCTGCCCGGCCTGTCGCCTGCTGAGTTCTGCCGCCGGCACCGgctgcctgcccccaccccgtTCTCCTGTGTCAGCCCAGTCGAGCCCTGCGTGGGCATCTTCACCCAGCTGGCCACCATGGCTACCTTCCC ACACCTTGTCCACGGGCAGCTGCAGGCCACCTCCTTCTGGCTCCGGGTCGCACTGGGGGCCATGGGGGCTGCCGTCGCTGCCATCCTCAGCTTCTCCCTCTACAGGGTCCTGGTGAAGAGCCGATGA
- the RHOT2 gene encoding mitochondrial Rho GTPase 2 isoform X3: MKRDVRILLLGEAQVGKTSLILSLVGEEFPEEVPARAEEITIPADVTPEKVPTHIVDYSETEQTVEELQGEIDKIRTKWIPLVNGNTKRGPRVPIILVGNKSDLRPGGSMEAVLPIMSQFPEIETCVECSAKNLKNISELFYYAQKAVLHPTAPLYDPEAKQLRPACAQALTRIFRLSDQDMDQALSDQELNAFQTSCFGHPLAPQALEDVKMVVSKNVAGGVRDDQLTLDGFLFLNTLFIQRGRHETTWTILRRFGYGDSLELTADYLCPPLRVPLGCSTELNHRGYQFVQRMFEKHDQDRDGALSPAELQSLFSVFPAAPWGPQLPNTVRTKAERLPLHGYLCQWTLVTYLDVRRALEHLGYLGYPTLCEPNSQAHAITVTREKRLDQEKGQTQRNVLLCKVVGAHGVGKSSFLRAFLGHSLGHQDAGEPSVYAIDTVQVNGQEKYLILCKVAADSLLTASADASCDVACLMFDGSDLRSFALCASVYKQHYMDGQTPCLFVCSKADLPGGVPLPGLSPAEFCRRHRLPAPTPFSCVSPVEPCVGIFTQLATMATFPHLVHGQLQATSFWLRVALGAMGAAVAAILSFSLYRVLVKSR, from the exons ATGAAGCGGGACGTGCGCATCCTGCTGCTGGGCGAGG CCCAGGTGGGGAAGACGTCGCTAATACTGTCGCTGGTGGGCGAGGAGTTCCCCGAGGAG GTCCCAGCCCGGGCGGAGGAGATCACGATTCCCGCGGACGTCACCCCGGAGAAGGTGCCCACCCACATCGTGGATTATTCAG AAACCGAGCAGACGGTGGAGGAGCTCCAGGGTGAGATTGACAAG ATCCGAACCAAATGGATCCCGCTGGTGAACGGGAATACCAAGAGGGGACCCAG GGTTCCCATCATCCTCGTGGGCAACAAGTCGGACCTGCGGCCAGGGGGCTCCATGGAGGCCGTGCTGCCCATCATGAGCCAGTTCCCTGAGATCGAGACCTGCGTGGAG TGCTCGGCCAAGAACCTGAAGAACATCTCAGAGCTGTTCTACTATGCTCAGAAGGCCGTGCTACACCCCACAGCCCCCCTCTACGACCCTGAGGCCAAGCAG CTGAGGCCCGCGTGCGCCCAGGCACTCACCCGCATCTTCAGGCTCTCAGACCAGGACATGGACCAGGCGCTCAGTGACCAGGAGCTCAACGCCTTCCAG ACGTCCTGCTTCGGGCACCCGCTGGCCCCACAGGCCCTGGAAGACGTGAAGATGGTGGTGAGCAAAAACGTGGCAGGAGGTGTGCGGGATGACCAGCTGACCCTGGACG GCTTCCTTTTCTTGAACACGCTCTTCATCCAGCGAGGCCGCCACGAGACCACGTGGACCATCCTGAGGCGCTTTGGCTATGGAGACTCGCTGGAGTTGACAGCTGACTACCTCTGCCCACC GCTCCGTGTGCCCCTTGGCTGCAGCACCGAGCTCAACCACCGAGGTTACCAGTTTGTGCAGAGGATGTTTGAGAAGCACGACCAG GACCGGGACGGTGCGCTCTCCCCGGCAGAGCTGCAGAGCCTCTTCAGTGTGTTTCCCGCTGCTCCCTGGGGCCCCCAGCTCCCCAACACGGTCCGCACCAAGGCTGAGCGGCTGCCCCTGCACGGGTACCTCTGCCAGTGGAC CCTGGTGACCTACTTGGATGTCCGGCGCGCTCTTGAGCACCTGGGCTATCTGGGCTACCCCACGCTCTGCGAGCCGAACTCCCAGGCCCACGCCATCACAG TCACCCGGGAGAAGAGACTGGACCAAGAGAAGGGACAGACGCAGAGAAATGTCCTCCTGTGCAAGGTGGTGGGGGCCCATGGTGTGGGCAAGTCATCCTTCCTCCGGGCCTTCCTTGGCCACAGCCTGGGG CACCAGGATGCCGGGGAGCCCTCCGTCTATGCCATCGACACAGTGCAGGTCAACGGGCAGGAGAAATACCTAATT CTGTGCAAGGTGGCTGCGGACAGCCTGCTGACTGCCTCGGCGGACGCCTCCTGTGACGTGGCCTGCTTGATGTTTGATGGCAGTGACCTCAGGTCCTTTGCGCTGTGTGCCAGCGTCTATAAG CAGCACTACATGGATGGGCAGACCCCCTGCCTCTTTGTCTGCTCCAAGGCTGACCTGCCTGGAGGCGTCCCGCTGCCCGGCCTGTCGCCTGCTGAGTTCTGCCGCCGGCACCGgctgcctgcccccaccccgtTCTCCTGTGTCAGCCCAGTCGAGCCCTGCGTGGGCATCTTCACCCAGCTGGCCACCATGGCTACCTTCCC ACACCTTGTCCACGGGCAGCTGCAGGCCACCTCCTTCTGGCTCCGGGTCGCACTGGGGGCCATGGGGGCTGCCGTCGCTGCCATCCTCAGCTTCTCCCTCTACAGGGTCCTGGTGAAGAGCCGATGA
- the RHOT2 gene encoding mitochondrial Rho GTPase 2 isoform X6, translating to MKRDVRILLLGEAQVGKTSLILSLVGEEFPEEVPARAEEITIPADVTPEKVPTHIVDYSETEQTVEELQGEIDKIRTKWIPLVNGNTKRGPRVPIILVGNKSDLRPGGSMEAVLPIMSQFPEIETCVECSAKNLKNISELFYYAQKAVLHPTAPLYDPEAKQTSCFGHPLAPQALEDVKMVVSKNVAGGVRDDQLTLDGFLFLNTLFIQRGRHETTWTILRRFGYGDSLELTADYLCPPLRVPLGCSTELNHRGYQFVQRMFEKHDQDRDGALSPAELQSLFSVFPAAPWGPQLPNTVRTKAERLPLHGYLCQWTLVTYLDVRRALEHLGYLGYPTLCEPNSQAHAITVTREKRLDQEKGQTQRNVLLCKVVGAHGVGKSSFLRAFLGHSLGHQDAGEPSVYAIDTVQVNGQEKYLILCKVAADSLLTASADASCDVACLMFDGSDLRSFALCASVYKQHYMDGQTPCLFVCSKADLPGGVPLPGLSPAEFCRRHRLPAPTPFSCVSPVEPCVGIFTQLATMATFPHLVHGQLQATSFWLRVALGAMGAAVAAILSFSLYRVLVKSR from the exons ATGAAGCGGGACGTGCGCATCCTGCTGCTGGGCGAGG CCCAGGTGGGGAAGACGTCGCTAATACTGTCGCTGGTGGGCGAGGAGTTCCCCGAGGAG GTCCCAGCCCGGGCGGAGGAGATCACGATTCCCGCGGACGTCACCCCGGAGAAGGTGCCCACCCACATCGTGGATTATTCAG AAACCGAGCAGACGGTGGAGGAGCTCCAGGGTGAGATTGACAAG ATCCGAACCAAATGGATCCCGCTGGTGAACGGGAATACCAAGAGGGGACCCAG GGTTCCCATCATCCTCGTGGGCAACAAGTCGGACCTGCGGCCAGGGGGCTCCATGGAGGCCGTGCTGCCCATCATGAGCCAGTTCCCTGAGATCGAGACCTGCGTGGAG TGCTCGGCCAAGAACCTGAAGAACATCTCAGAGCTGTTCTACTATGCTCAGAAGGCCGTGCTACACCCCACAGCCCCCCTCTACGACCCTGAGGCCAAGCAG ACGTCCTGCTTCGGGCACCCGCTGGCCCCACAGGCCCTGGAAGACGTGAAGATGGTGGTGAGCAAAAACGTGGCAGGAGGTGTGCGGGATGACCAGCTGACCCTGGACG GCTTCCTTTTCTTGAACACGCTCTTCATCCAGCGAGGCCGCCACGAGACCACGTGGACCATCCTGAGGCGCTTTGGCTATGGAGACTCGCTGGAGTTGACAGCTGACTACCTCTGCCCACC GCTCCGTGTGCCCCTTGGCTGCAGCACCGAGCTCAACCACCGAGGTTACCAGTTTGTGCAGAGGATGTTTGAGAAGCACGACCAG GACCGGGACGGTGCGCTCTCCCCGGCAGAGCTGCAGAGCCTCTTCAGTGTGTTTCCCGCTGCTCCCTGGGGCCCCCAGCTCCCCAACACGGTCCGCACCAAGGCTGAGCGGCTGCCCCTGCACGGGTACCTCTGCCAGTGGAC CCTGGTGACCTACTTGGATGTCCGGCGCGCTCTTGAGCACCTGGGCTATCTGGGCTACCCCACGCTCTGCGAGCCGAACTCCCAGGCCCACGCCATCACAG TCACCCGGGAGAAGAGACTGGACCAAGAGAAGGGACAGACGCAGAGAAATGTCCTCCTGTGCAAGGTGGTGGGGGCCCATGGTGTGGGCAAGTCATCCTTCCTCCGGGCCTTCCTTGGCCACAGCCTGGGG CACCAGGATGCCGGGGAGCCCTCCGTCTATGCCATCGACACAGTGCAGGTCAACGGGCAGGAGAAATACCTAATT CTGTGCAAGGTGGCTGCGGACAGCCTGCTGACTGCCTCGGCGGACGCCTCCTGTGACGTGGCCTGCTTGATGTTTGATGGCAGTGACCTCAGGTCCTTTGCGCTGTGTGCCAGCGTCTATAAG CAGCACTACATGGATGGGCAGACCCCCTGCCTCTTTGTCTGCTCCAAGGCTGACCTGCCTGGAGGCGTCCCGCTGCCCGGCCTGTCGCCTGCTGAGTTCTGCCGCCGGCACCGgctgcctgcccccaccccgtTCTCCTGTGTCAGCCCAGTCGAGCCCTGCGTGGGCATCTTCACCCAGCTGGCCACCATGGCTACCTTCCC ACACCTTGTCCACGGGCAGCTGCAGGCCACCTCCTTCTGGCTCCGGGTCGCACTGGGGGCCATGGGGGCTGCCGTCGCTGCCATCCTCAGCTTCTCCCTCTACAGGGTCCTGGTGAAGAGCCGATGA
- the RHOT2 gene encoding mitochondrial Rho GTPase 2 isoform X1: protein MKRDVRILLLGEAQVGKTSLILSLVGEEFPEEVPARAEEITIPADVTPEKVPTHIVDYSETEQTVEELQGEIDKADVVCVVYDVSEEATVEKIRTKWIPLVNGNTKRGPRVPIILVGNKSDLRPGGSMEAVLPIMSQFPEIETCVECSAKNLKNISELFYYAQKAVLHPTAPLYDPEAKQLRPACAQALTRIFRLSDQDMDQALSDQELNAFQTSCFGHPLAPQALEDVKMVVSKNVAGGVRDDQLTLDGFLFLNTLFIQRGRHETTWTILRRFGYGDSLELTADYLCPPLRVPLGCSTELNHRGYQFVQRMFEKHDQDRDGALSPAELQSLFSVFPAAPWGPQLPNTVRTKAERLPLHGYLCQWTLVTYLDVRRALEHLGYLGYPTLCEPNSQAHAITVTREKRLDQEKGQTQRNVLLCKVVGAHGVGKSSFLRAFLGHSLGHQDAGEPSVYAIDTVQVNGQEKYLILCKVAADSLLTASADASCDVACLMFDGSDLRSFALCASVYKQHYMDGQTPCLFVCSKADLPGGVPLPGLSPAEFCRRHRLPAPTPFSCVSPVEPCVGIFTQLATMATFPHLVHGQLQATSFWLRVALGAMGAAVAAILSFSLYRVLVKSR from the exons ATGAAGCGGGACGTGCGCATCCTGCTGCTGGGCGAGG CCCAGGTGGGGAAGACGTCGCTAATACTGTCGCTGGTGGGCGAGGAGTTCCCCGAGGAG GTCCCAGCCCGGGCGGAGGAGATCACGATTCCCGCGGACGTCACCCCGGAGAAGGTGCCCACCCACATCGTGGATTATTCAG AAACCGAGCAGACGGTGGAGGAGCTCCAGGGTGAGATTGACAAG GCGGACGTGGTGTGCGTGGTGTATGACGTGTCTGAAGAGGCCACTGTCGAGAAG ATCCGAACCAAATGGATCCCGCTGGTGAACGGGAATACCAAGAGGGGACCCAG GGTTCCCATCATCCTCGTGGGCAACAAGTCGGACCTGCGGCCAGGGGGCTCCATGGAGGCCGTGCTGCCCATCATGAGCCAGTTCCCTGAGATCGAGACCTGCGTGGAG TGCTCGGCCAAGAACCTGAAGAACATCTCAGAGCTGTTCTACTATGCTCAGAAGGCCGTGCTACACCCCACAGCCCCCCTCTACGACCCTGAGGCCAAGCAG CTGAGGCCCGCGTGCGCCCAGGCACTCACCCGCATCTTCAGGCTCTCAGACCAGGACATGGACCAGGCGCTCAGTGACCAGGAGCTCAACGCCTTCCAG ACGTCCTGCTTCGGGCACCCGCTGGCCCCACAGGCCCTGGAAGACGTGAAGATGGTGGTGAGCAAAAACGTGGCAGGAGGTGTGCGGGATGACCAGCTGACCCTGGACG GCTTCCTTTTCTTGAACACGCTCTTCATCCAGCGAGGCCGCCACGAGACCACGTGGACCATCCTGAGGCGCTTTGGCTATGGAGACTCGCTGGAGTTGACAGCTGACTACCTCTGCCCACC GCTCCGTGTGCCCCTTGGCTGCAGCACCGAGCTCAACCACCGAGGTTACCAGTTTGTGCAGAGGATGTTTGAGAAGCACGACCAG GACCGGGACGGTGCGCTCTCCCCGGCAGAGCTGCAGAGCCTCTTCAGTGTGTTTCCCGCTGCTCCCTGGGGCCCCCAGCTCCCCAACACGGTCCGCACCAAGGCTGAGCGGCTGCCCCTGCACGGGTACCTCTGCCAGTGGAC CCTGGTGACCTACTTGGATGTCCGGCGCGCTCTTGAGCACCTGGGCTATCTGGGCTACCCCACGCTCTGCGAGCCGAACTCCCAGGCCCACGCCATCACAG TCACCCGGGAGAAGAGACTGGACCAAGAGAAGGGACAGACGCAGAGAAATGTCCTCCTGTGCAAGGTGGTGGGGGCCCATGGTGTGGGCAAGTCATCCTTCCTCCGGGCCTTCCTTGGCCACAGCCTGGGG CACCAGGATGCCGGGGAGCCCTCCGTCTATGCCATCGACACAGTGCAGGTCAACGGGCAGGAGAAATACCTAATT CTGTGCAAGGTGGCTGCGGACAGCCTGCTGACTGCCTCGGCGGACGCCTCCTGTGACGTGGCCTGCTTGATGTTTGATGGCAGTGACCTCAGGTCCTTTGCGCTGTGTGCCAGCGTCTATAAG CAGCACTACATGGATGGGCAGACCCCCTGCCTCTTTGTCTGCTCCAAGGCTGACCTGCCTGGAGGCGTCCCGCTGCCCGGCCTGTCGCCTGCTGAGTTCTGCCGCCGGCACCGgctgcctgcccccaccccgtTCTCCTGTGTCAGCCCAGTCGAGCCCTGCGTGGGCATCTTCACCCAGCTGGCCACCATGGCTACCTTCCC ACACCTTGTCCACGGGCAGCTGCAGGCCACCTCCTTCTGGCTCCGGGTCGCACTGGGGGCCATGGGGGCTGCCGTCGCTGCCATCCTCAGCTTCTCCCTCTACAGGGTCCTGGTGAAGAGCCGATGA
- the RHOT2 gene encoding mitochondrial Rho GTPase 2 isoform X4 gives MKRDVRILLLGEAQVGKTSLILSLVGEEFPEEVPARAEEITIPADVTPEKVPTHIVDYSETEQTVEELQGEIDKIRTKWIPLVNGNTKRGPRVPIILVGNKSDLRPGGSMEAVLPIMSQFPEIETCVECSAKNLKNISELFYYAQKAVLHPTAPLYDPEAKQLRPACAQALTRIFRLSDQDMDQALSDQELNAFQVRPRLQTSCFGHPLAPQALEDVKMVVSKNVAGGVRDDQLTLDGFLFLNTLFIQRGRHETTWTILRRFGYGDSLELTADYLCPPLRVPLGCSTELNHRGYQFVQRMFEKHDQDRDGALSPAELQSLFSVFPAAPWGPQLPNTVRTKAERLPLHGYLCQWTLVTYLDVRRALEHLGYLGYPTLCEPNSQAHAITVTREKRLDQEKGQTQRNVLLCKVVGAHGVGKSSFLRAFLGHSLGHQDAGEPSVYAIDTVQVNGQEKYLILCKVAADSLLTASADASCDVACLMFDGSDLRSFALCASVYKQHYMDGQTPCLFVCSKADLPGGVPLPGLSPAEFCRRHRLPAPTPFSCVSPVEPCVGIFTQLATMATFPHLVHGQLQATSFWLRVALGAMGAAVAAILSFSLYRVLVKSR, from the exons ATGAAGCGGGACGTGCGCATCCTGCTGCTGGGCGAGG CCCAGGTGGGGAAGACGTCGCTAATACTGTCGCTGGTGGGCGAGGAGTTCCCCGAGGAG GTCCCAGCCCGGGCGGAGGAGATCACGATTCCCGCGGACGTCACCCCGGAGAAGGTGCCCACCCACATCGTGGATTATTCAG AAACCGAGCAGACGGTGGAGGAGCTCCAGGGTGAGATTGACAAG ATCCGAACCAAATGGATCCCGCTGGTGAACGGGAATACCAAGAGGGGACCCAG GGTTCCCATCATCCTCGTGGGCAACAAGTCGGACCTGCGGCCAGGGGGCTCCATGGAGGCCGTGCTGCCCATCATGAGCCAGTTCCCTGAGATCGAGACCTGCGTGGAG TGCTCGGCCAAGAACCTGAAGAACATCTCAGAGCTGTTCTACTATGCTCAGAAGGCCGTGCTACACCCCACAGCCCCCCTCTACGACCCTGAGGCCAAGCAG CTGAGGCCCGCGTGCGCCCAGGCACTCACCCGCATCTTCAGGCTCTCAGACCAGGACATGGACCAGGCGCTCAGTGACCAGGAGCTCAACGCCTTCCAGGTGCGGCCCCGCCT ACAGACGTCCTGCTTCGGGCACCCGCTGGCCCCACAGGCCCTGGAAGACGTGAAGATGGTGGTGAGCAAAAACGTGGCAGGAGGTGTGCGGGATGACCAGCTGACCCTGGACG GCTTCCTTTTCTTGAACACGCTCTTCATCCAGCGAGGCCGCCACGAGACCACGTGGACCATCCTGAGGCGCTTTGGCTATGGAGACTCGCTGGAGTTGACAGCTGACTACCTCTGCCCACC GCTCCGTGTGCCCCTTGGCTGCAGCACCGAGCTCAACCACCGAGGTTACCAGTTTGTGCAGAGGATGTTTGAGAAGCACGACCAG GACCGGGACGGTGCGCTCTCCCCGGCAGAGCTGCAGAGCCTCTTCAGTGTGTTTCCCGCTGCTCCCTGGGGCCCCCAGCTCCCCAACACGGTCCGCACCAAGGCTGAGCGGCTGCCCCTGCACGGGTACCTCTGCCAGTGGAC CCTGGTGACCTACTTGGATGTCCGGCGCGCTCTTGAGCACCTGGGCTATCTGGGCTACCCCACGCTCTGCGAGCCGAACTCCCAGGCCCACGCCATCACAG TCACCCGGGAGAAGAGACTGGACCAAGAGAAGGGACAGACGCAGAGAAATGTCCTCCTGTGCAAGGTGGTGGGGGCCCATGGTGTGGGCAAGTCATCCTTCCTCCGGGCCTTCCTTGGCCACAGCCTGGGG CACCAGGATGCCGGGGAGCCCTCCGTCTATGCCATCGACACAGTGCAGGTCAACGGGCAGGAGAAATACCTAATT CTGTGCAAGGTGGCTGCGGACAGCCTGCTGACTGCCTCGGCGGACGCCTCCTGTGACGTGGCCTGCTTGATGTTTGATGGCAGTGACCTCAGGTCCTTTGCGCTGTGTGCCAGCGTCTATAAG CAGCACTACATGGATGGGCAGACCCCCTGCCTCTTTGTCTGCTCCAAGGCTGACCTGCCTGGAGGCGTCCCGCTGCCCGGCCTGTCGCCTGCTGAGTTCTGCCGCCGGCACCGgctgcctgcccccaccccgtTCTCCTGTGTCAGCCCAGTCGAGCCCTGCGTGGGCATCTTCACCCAGCTGGCCACCATGGCTACCTTCCC ACACCTTGTCCACGGGCAGCTGCAGGCCACCTCCTTCTGGCTCCGGGTCGCACTGGGGGCCATGGGGGCTGCCGTCGCTGCCATCCTCAGCTTCTCCCTCTACAGGGTCCTGGTGAAGAGCCGATGA
- the RHOT2 gene encoding mitochondrial Rho GTPase 2 isoform X2, which yields MKRDVRILLLGEAQVGKTSLILSLVGEEFPEEVPARAEEITIPADVTPEKVPTHIVDYSETEQTVEELQGEIDKADVVCVVYDVSEEATVEKIRTKWIPLVNGNTKRGPRVPIILVGNKSDLRPGGSMEAVLPIMSQFPEIETCVECSAKNLKNISELFYYAQKAVLHPTAPLYDPEAKQLRPACAQALTRIFRLSDQDMDQALSDQELNAFQVRPRLQTSCFGHPLAPQALEDVKMVVSKNVAGGVRDDQLTLDGFLFLNTLFIQRGRHETTWTILRRFGYGDSLELTADYLCPPLRVPLGCSTELNHRGYQFVQRMFEKHDQDRDGALSPAELQSLFSVFPAAPWGPQLPNTVRTKAERLPLHGYLCQWTLVTYLDVRRALEHLGYLGYPTLCEPNSQAHAITVTREKRLDQEKGQTQRNVLLCKVVGAHGVGKSSFLRAFLGHSLGHQDAGEPSVYAIDTVQVNGQEKYLILCKVAADSLLTASADASCDVACLMFDGSDLRSFALCASVYKQHYMDGQTPCLFVCSKADLPGGVPLPGLSPAEFCRRHRLPAPTPFSCVSPVEPCVGIFTQLATMATFPHLVHGQLQATSFWLRVALGAMGAAVAAILSFSLYRVLVKSR from the exons ATGAAGCGGGACGTGCGCATCCTGCTGCTGGGCGAGG CCCAGGTGGGGAAGACGTCGCTAATACTGTCGCTGGTGGGCGAGGAGTTCCCCGAGGAG GTCCCAGCCCGGGCGGAGGAGATCACGATTCCCGCGGACGTCACCCCGGAGAAGGTGCCCACCCACATCGTGGATTATTCAG AAACCGAGCAGACGGTGGAGGAGCTCCAGGGTGAGATTGACAAG GCGGACGTGGTGTGCGTGGTGTATGACGTGTCTGAAGAGGCCACTGTCGAGAAG ATCCGAACCAAATGGATCCCGCTGGTGAACGGGAATACCAAGAGGGGACCCAG GGTTCCCATCATCCTCGTGGGCAACAAGTCGGACCTGCGGCCAGGGGGCTCCATGGAGGCCGTGCTGCCCATCATGAGCCAGTTCCCTGAGATCGAGACCTGCGTGGAG TGCTCGGCCAAGAACCTGAAGAACATCTCAGAGCTGTTCTACTATGCTCAGAAGGCCGTGCTACACCCCACAGCCCCCCTCTACGACCCTGAGGCCAAGCAG CTGAGGCCCGCGTGCGCCCAGGCACTCACCCGCATCTTCAGGCTCTCAGACCAGGACATGGACCAGGCGCTCAGTGACCAGGAGCTCAACGCCTTCCAGGTGCGGCCCCGCCT ACAGACGTCCTGCTTCGGGCACCCGCTGGCCCCACAGGCCCTGGAAGACGTGAAGATGGTGGTGAGCAAAAACGTGGCAGGAGGTGTGCGGGATGACCAGCTGACCCTGGACG GCTTCCTTTTCTTGAACACGCTCTTCATCCAGCGAGGCCGCCACGAGACCACGTGGACCATCCTGAGGCGCTTTGGCTATGGAGACTCGCTGGAGTTGACAGCTGACTACCTCTGCCCACC GCTCCGTGTGCCCCTTGGCTGCAGCACCGAGCTCAACCACCGAGGTTACCAGTTTGTGCAGAGGATGTTTGAGAAGCACGACCAG GACCGGGACGGTGCGCTCTCCCCGGCAGAGCTGCAGAGCCTCTTCAGTGTGTTTCCCGCTGCTCCCTGGGGCCCCCAGCTCCCCAACACGGTCCGCACCAAGGCTGAGCGGCTGCCCCTGCACGGGTACCTCTGCCAGTGGAC CCTGGTGACCTACTTGGATGTCCGGCGCGCTCTTGAGCACCTGGGCTATCTGGGCTACCCCACGCTCTGCGAGCCGAACTCCCAGGCCCACGCCATCACAG TCACCCGGGAGAAGAGACTGGACCAAGAGAAGGGACAGACGCAGAGAAATGTCCTCCTGTGCAAGGTGGTGGGGGCCCATGGTGTGGGCAAGTCATCCTTCCTCCGGGCCTTCCTTGGCCACAGCCTGGGG CACCAGGATGCCGGGGAGCCCTCCGTCTATGCCATCGACACAGTGCAGGTCAACGGGCAGGAGAAATACCTAATT CTGTGCAAGGTGGCTGCGGACAGCCTGCTGACTGCCTCGGCGGACGCCTCCTGTGACGTGGCCTGCTTGATGTTTGATGGCAGTGACCTCAGGTCCTTTGCGCTGTGTGCCAGCGTCTATAAG CAGCACTACATGGATGGGCAGACCCCCTGCCTCTTTGTCTGCTCCAAGGCTGACCTGCCTGGAGGCGTCCCGCTGCCCGGCCTGTCGCCTGCTGAGTTCTGCCGCCGGCACCGgctgcctgcccccaccccgtTCTCCTGTGTCAGCCCAGTCGAGCCCTGCGTGGGCATCTTCACCCAGCTGGCCACCATGGCTACCTTCCC ACACCTTGTCCACGGGCAGCTGCAGGCCACCTCCTTCTGGCTCCGGGTCGCACTGGGGGCCATGGGGGCTGCCGTCGCTGCCATCCTCAGCTTCTCCCTCTACAGGGTCCTGGTGAAGAGCCGATGA